One window from the genome of Paramisgurnus dabryanus chromosome 24, PD_genome_1.1, whole genome shotgun sequence encodes:
- the LOC135721710 gene encoding chymase-like codes for MSISWFITTLLLLHSCTPGVGVVNGTMSIPHSRPYMVYIRDKHTNNACGGFLIREDFVMTAASCKRHHLRVYLGVNDTDHLPEGIEVDAFPHKGFVNKPGDDIMLLKLKTPVTLSETVNIIALPETNREEISSNCMAMGWGWQEHNEFTPSRVLREVNLTLLDSKNCATPHTLCTKEEVGPARGLICGNVLQGIASYYITNESTSYLTMYTKISHYLPWIHEMLNIHKLWKSKLDAFKISDIRVCMIVKITSP; via the exons ATGAGCATCTCTTGGTTTATAACTACACTGCTACTGCTGCACTCCTGCACCCCAG GTGTCGGTGTTGTTAATGGAACAATGTCCATACCACACAGCCGCCCATACATGGTCTACATTCGTGACAAACACACCAATAATGCATGTGGTGGATTTTTGATAAGAGAAGATTTTGTGATGACGGCTGCCAGCTGCAAAAGACA TCACCTCAGGGTGTATTTGGGTGTTAATGACACAGACCATTTACCTGAGGGTATAGAGGTCGATGCCTTTCCACATAAAGGTTTTGTGAACAAGCCAGGTGATGACATCATGCTACTTAAG CTGAAAACTCCAGTAACTCTGAGCGAGACGGTGAATATCATTGCCCTGCCAGAAACTAATAGAGAGGAAATCTCAAGTAACTGCATGGCCATGGGTTGGGGATGGCAAGAACACAATGAGTTTACTCCATCAAGAGTCCTGAGAGAagtaaacttgactcttttagACTCTAAGAATTGTGCCACACCTCACACTTTATGCACTAAGGAAGAAGTCGGGCCAGCACGG GGACTAATTTGTGGAAATGTCCTACAGGGCATTGCGTCTTACTACATTACGAATGAGTCTACAAGCTATCTTACAATGTATACTAAAATCTCTCACTACCTTCCATGGATTCATGAAATGCTGAATATACACaaactatggaagtcaaagctggatgcatttaaaatatctgaTATTAGAGTGTGTATGATTGTAAAAATTACCAGTCCATAA
- the LOC135720947 gene encoding granzyme B-like — translation MSIFWFITTLLLLNFCTPGVDVVNGKESIPHSRPYMVYIRDPQTPSEACGGFLIREDFVLTVAHCYSHLMVYLGVNNTIYLPEGIEVDAFPHFVNKTPGDDIMLLKLKTPVTLNKTVNIIDLPETNRENISSNCMVIGWGRQECKKKSLSSVLREVNLTLLDSENCTTPHTLCTQEEAGPARVFI, via the exons ATGAGCATCTTTTGGTTTATAACTACACTGCTACTGCTGAACTTCTGCACCCCAG GTGTCGATGTTGTTAACGGTAAGGAGTCCATTCCACACAGCCGCCCATACATGGTCTACATTCGTGACCCACAAACACCTTCAGAAGCATGTGGTGGATTTTTGATAAGAGAAGATTTTGTGTTGACGGTTGCCCACTGCTATAG TCACCTCATGGTGTATTTGGGTGTTAATAACACAATTTATTTACCTGAGGGTATAGAGGTTGATGCCTTTCCACATTTTGTGAACAAAACGCCAGGTGATGACATCATGCTATTAAAG CTGAAAACTCCAGTAACTCTGAACAAGACTGTGAATATCATTGACCTGCCAGAAACAAATAGAGAGAATATCTCAAGCAACTGCATGGTCATTGGTTGGGGCCGGCAGGAATGCAAAAAGAAGTCTCTATCAAGCGTCCTGAGAGAAGTGAACTTGACTCTTTTAGACTCTGAAAATTGTACCACACCTCACACTTTATGCACTCAGGAAGAAGCCGGGCCAGCACGGGTATTTATTTAA